The Montipora capricornis isolate CH-2021 chromosome 3, ASM3666992v2, whole genome shotgun sequence genome window below encodes:
- the LOC138040589 gene encoding fibroblast growth factor receptor-like translates to MKNKQLLENLKAGYRLEKPDMCTDPVYALMRDCWNQDPDERPSFQRLYKRLDDMLEEQEDYFDFGKKDDSKYYYTTQEAKTAEDDELDNLDVVSPQGVSTQGSNAAEAEEPAIVDVENPQNVFKEPDTSDVYEQETFRM, encoded by the exons ATGAAGAACAAACAGCTCTTGGAGAATTTGAAAGCAGGTTACAGACTGGAAAAACCTGACATGTGCACAGACCCTGT GTACGCCTTGATGAGAGACTGTTGGAATCAAGACCCAGATGAACGGCCAAGCTTTCAGCGGCTCTATAAAAGACTTGACGATATGTTGGAGGAGCAAGAGGACTACTTTGACTTTGGCAAAAAGGATGATTCGAAATATTATTATACGACACAGGAGGCAAAGACAGCAGAAGATGACGAACTGGACAACCTTGATGTTGTAAGTCCACAGGGTGTGTCCACG CAGGGGTCAAACGCCGCAGAAGCTGAAGAACCAGCCATCGTCGATGTTGAAAACCCACAGAACGTGTTCAAG GAGCCAGACACGTCAGACGTTTACGAACAGGAAACATTCAGGATGTAA